The following proteins are co-located in the Carassius carassius chromosome 39, fCarCar2.1, whole genome shotgun sequence genome:
- the LOC132121314 gene encoding Golgi to ER traffic protein 4 homolog: MSEQESLKSSSARNRGGVQRVEGKLRASVERGDYYEAHQMYRTLFFRYMSLSKHAEARELMYNGALLFFSYNQQNSAADLSMLVLESLENSGAKVDDETLEHLAKLFSLMDPNSPERVAFVSRAIKWSSGGSGKLGHPKLHQLLALTLWKEQNYSESRYHFLHSSDGEGCAQMLVEYSSARGFHGEVDMFVVQAVLQFLCLKNKTSALVVFTTYTQKHPSIEKGPPFGQPLLNFLWFLLLAVDGGKLTVFTVLCEQYQPSLKRDPMYNEYLDRIGQLFFGVPPKQSSSYGGLLGNLLNSLMGSGEEEEGEEAQEDSSPIELD, encoded by the exons ATGTCGGAGCAGGAGTCTCTGAAGAGCTCCAGCGCGAGGAACCGCGGAGGAGTACAGCGGGTGGAGGGCAAACTGAGAGCCAGTGTGGAGAGAGGGGACTATTATGAGGCCCATCAAATGTACCGGACATTATTCTTCAG GTACATGTCACTGTCGAAGCATGCAGAGGCCAGAGAGTTGATGTACAATGGAGCGTTGCTTTTCTTTAGTTATAATCAG CAAAACAGTGCTGCAGATCTGTCCATGCTGGTGCTAGAGTCCCTGGAGAATTCTGGGGCCAAAGTAGATGATGAGACACTAG AGCATTTAGCTAAACTCTTCAGCCTGATGGACCCAAATTCACCAGAGCGAGTGGCGTTTGTCTCTAGAGCGATCAAGTGGTCATCAGGAGGGTCGGGGAAGTTGGGCCACCCTAAACTACACCAGCTGCTGGCACTCACATTGTGGAAAG AGCAAAACTACAGTGAATCACGCTATCATTTCCTGCACTCATCTGATGGAGAGGGCTGTGCACAGATGTTGGTGGAGTATTCCTCAGCACGAGGATTTCACGGAGAGGTGGACATGTTTGTAGTGCAGGCCGTCTTACA GTTCCTTTGTCTAAAAAATAAGACAAGCGCATTGGTGGTGTTTACCACATACACACAGAAGCATCCTTCTATAGAGAAGGGTCCTCCGTTTGGCCAGCCTCTGCTGAATTTCCTGTGGTTCCTTCTGCTGGCTGTGGACGG TGGGAAGTTGACAGTCTTCACAGTGTTATGCGAGCAGTATCAACCATCACTGAAGAGGGACCCTATGTACAATGAG TATCTGGATAGAATAGGACAACTGTTTTTTGGAGTGCCACCTAAACAGTCATCATCATACGGTGGTTTGCTAG GAAATCTATTGAATAGCCTAATGGGCTCTGGTGAGGAGGAAGAGGGTGAGGAAGCTCAGGAAGACAGCAGCCCCATTGAGCTGGACTGA
- the zgc:174164 gene encoding disintegrin and metalloproteinase domain-containing protein 9, which produces MTRHFFFFILIIPNVEIFAVQTKDQTSYLKKYDVVKPQLVHERWRRHADPSHTPAQDRHADSITYSVRIDSHERVLHLTKNTHFLSKNFVVLSHDVLLGKGKAHPETLENCYYQGHVEGYEDSLVALSTCEGLRGIIFFGNDSYGLEPILHSKANEHLLFLLKDSLSEPFVCGLANETSSSEDHSHSADMSMFLRKKRNLPQTKYVELALVVDYQRFVFKNQDKTAVRNEMVQLANLLATYYKQLNIRIALIGLTIFEKENPFSVEGNAGEVLGKFVQWRKTDLLPQLRHDAGQLIVGRPGSYPGGVLGMAFVGTVCSVSSGGGINVFSNNNLQSFSTVIAHELGHNLGMGHDITGCECDGSCIMAPTAGGGTKFSSCSEKNFESLIQRGGGTCLRNPPSQDNIITVPRCGNGVLESGEECDCGTPQECNNKCCDAATCNLTKGSACATGSCCENCQINVAGTPCRASVNPCDLPEYCGGTTPFCPSDFYMMDGLPCANNAAFCFEGRCQTFDYQCKQLFGSAATKADDKCFSYVNTLGNAFGNCGYSGTTPKPCDVQNAMCGKVQCVFDSNHPPPGATVSVVKIDGDKITCMNADFGMGPDVPDPAYVKTGSVCTPGKACLDFTCLNSSVLDQSQKCDAQRNCGSNGVCNDKFHCHCNNGWAPPNCDRSGRGGSIDSGPAQIDYSLRDGLLIFFLLVVPILVFIIIILLYIFRRDCFNHCVKCRSSKRPRSANATSGPSNVHSNVEANGRTTRVSTPQSMTEPPNVVDTSVTHLRQGPGVPRPIPPRQIQVPV; this is translated from the exons ATGACGCGACACTTTTTCTTCTTCATCCTCATTATCCCAAACGTCGAGATTTTCGCAG TCCAGACCAAAGACCAGACTTCATATTTGAAGAAGTATGATGTGGTCAAACCTCAGCTGGTTCATGAGCGCTGGAGGAGGCATGCAGACCcctcacacacacctgcacag GATAGACATGCTGATAGCATTACATACTCTGTCAGGATTGACAGTCATGAACGTGTACTGCATCTGACAAAGAACAC ACATTTTTTATCGAAGAACTTTGTTGTGTTGTCTCATGATGTACTACTGGGGAAAGGGAAAGCACACCCAGAAACACTG GAAAATTGTTACTATCAAGGACATGTGGAGGGTTATGAAGACTCTCTCGTAGCTCTGAGCACCTGTGAAGGTCTCAG GGGGATCATTTTCTTTGGTAATGATAGCTATGGGCTGGAACCCATCTTGCACTCCAAAGCCAATGAGCACCTCCTCTTCCTGTTGAAGGACAGTCTGTCAGAGCCATTTGTTTGTGGACTGGCCAATGAAACGTCTTCCAGCGAGGACCACTCCCATTCCGCTGACATGTCTATgtttttacgg AAAAAACGAAACTTACCTCAGACCAAATATGTGGAGTTGGCATTAGTAGTGGACTACCAAAGG TTCGTCTTTAAGAACCAAGATAAAACTGCCGTGCGTAACGAGATGGTCCAGTTGGCTAACTTGCTGGCTACG TACTACAAACAGCTGAATATCCGGATAGCGCTGATTGGCTTGACGATTTTTGAAAAAGAGAACCCCTTCAGTGTGGAAGGCAATGCTGGGGAAGTGTTGGGCAAGTTTGTGCAGTGGAGAAAGACAGATCTGTTACCTCAACTTAGGCATGACGCGGGGCAGCTTATTGT AGGCCGACCCGGATCGTACCCTGGAGGTGTGCTCGGTATGGCCTTCGTAGGGACTGTGTGCTCTGTGAGCAGCGGTGGAGGAATCAATGTG TTTAGTAACAACAATCTGCAGTCTTTCTCTACGGTGATTGCTCATGAGCTGGGCCATAACCTGGGCATGGGTCATGACATCACTGGCTGTGAGTGTGATGGGAGCTGCATCATGGCACCTACTGCTGG AGGAGGGACTAAATTCAGTAGCTGCAGTGAGAAGAACTTCGAGAGTTTGATTCAGAGAGGTGGAGGGACATGTTTGAGGAACCCGCCATCTCAAGACAACATCATCACGGTGCCCAGGTGTGGGAATGGCGTTCTAGAGAGTGGAGAAGAGTGTGACTGTGGCACACCGCAA GAGTGCAATAATAAGTGTTGCGATGCCGCTACATGCAACCTCACTAAGGGCTCGGCCTGTGCAACGGGAAGCTGCTGTGAAAACTGTCAG ATCAATGTGGCCGGCACACCCTGCAGAGCGTCCGTCAACCCATGTGATCTGCCCGAATACTGTGGTGGAACGACTCCATTCTGTCCGTCAGATTTCTACATGATGGACGGTCTCCCGTGTGCCAATAATGCAGCCTTCTGCTTTGAGGGCCGTTGCCAGACATTTGACTACCAGTGCAAACAGCTTTTTGGCTCAG CGGCAACTAAAGCAGATGATAAGTGCTTTAGCTATGTTAATACTCTTGGTAATGCGTTTGGGAATTGTGGATACTCTGGGACTACACCGAAACCTTGTGACGTCCA aaatgcTATGTGTGGAAAAGTCCAGTGTGTATTCGACAGCAACCACCCACCACCAGGAGCGACGGTGAGCGTAGTGAAAATTGACGGAGACAAAATCACCTGCATGAATGCGGACTTCGGCATGGGCCCAGATGTGCCAGATCCAGCCTATGTCAAAACTGGCTCAGTCTGCACTCCTGGAAAG GCGTGTTTGGACTTTACATGTTTGAATTCTTCAGTTCTGGATCAGAGTCAGAAATGTGATGCCCAGAGAAACTGCGGCAGTAATGGA GTGTGTAATGATAAGTTTCATTGTCATTGTAACAATGGCTGGGCTCCACCCAACTGTGACAGAAGCGGCAGAGGAGGAAGTATCGACAGCGGCCCTGCACAGATCG ATTATTCCCTGAGAGATGGACTCTTGATCTTCTTTCTTCTGGTGGTGCCAATTTTGGTGTTCATAATAATTATTTTGCTCTACATATTCAGAAGAGACTGTTTCAACCACTGTGTAAAGTGCCGTTCTTCCAAACGCCCAAG GTCAGCGAATGCAACAAGCGGTCCATCGAATGTCCATTCAAATGTGGAAGCAAACGGCAGAACAACAAGAGTGTCAACCCCACAGTCGATGACAGAG ccaCCAAATGTAGTGGATACCTCAGTGACTCACCTAAG ACAAGGGCCAGGAGTCCCCAGACCGATCCCGCCCAGACAGATCCAAGTACCAGTATGA